Proteins from one Portunus trituberculatus isolate SZX2019 chromosome 38, ASM1759143v1, whole genome shotgun sequence genomic window:
- the LOC123514994 gene encoding uncharacterized protein LOC123514994: protein MHLAWQWWAAVWLVVVVAALTVSGSEKCEDVTIWAETTKFRKVPVTLHRHWMTYYSTNQYLTEFVVSTKSIPYFVTQTQVMPSYVTKLATLPQHVTHSVYTTYVHTDTYSKKAYYTMTVEVTQTLTETVCPVKEPDDFIH, encoded by the exons ATG CACCTTGCGTGGCAGTGGTGGGCGGCGGTgtggctggtggtagtggtggcagcccTGACGGTTAGTGGCAGCGAGAAGTGTGAGGACGTCACCATTTGGGCAGAGACAACCAAGTTTCGGAAGGTCCCTGTTACTTTACACAG ACACTGGATGACCTATTACTCGACGAACCAGTACCTGACAGAGTTCGTCGTCTCCACCAAGTCCATCCCTTACTTCGTGACGCAGACCCAAGTG ATGCCGAGTTACGTGACGAAGCTGGCCACTCTGCCCCAGCACGTGACTCATAGCGTGTACACCACCTACGTCCACACCGACACGTACTCGAAGAAGGCTTACTACACGATGACGGTGGAGGTGACGCAGACCCTCACGGAGACTGTATGCCCGGTGAAGGAGCCTGACGACTTCATACACTGA